The following are from one region of the candidate division WOR-1 bacterium RIFOXYB2_FULL_36_35 genome:
- a CDS encoding RNA-binding protein, which translates to MKSIFVGNLPWSVKNEDLEAKFSEFGAVLSARVMTDKMTGKSRGFGFVDMEDADAEKAIAALSGYKWGDREITVNEAKPKTDRRDNDRSGGFRRSF; encoded by the coding sequence ATGAAGAGCATATTCGTTGGGAACCTTCCTTGGTCTGTAAAAAATGAAGATTTAGAAGCTAAGTTTTCAGAATTCGGCGCTGTATTGTCAGCCAGAGTTATGACAGACAAGATGACAGGCAAGTCCAGAGGATTTGGTTTCGTTGATATGGAAGATGCCGATGCCGAAAAAGCTATAGCTGCATTAAGCGGTTATAAGTGGGGCGATCGTGAAATCACAGTCAATGAAGCTAAGCCTAAGACTGACAGAAGAGATAACGATAGAAGCGGCGGATTCCGCAGAAGCTTCTAG